The Temnothorax longispinosus isolate EJ_2023e chromosome 4, Tlon_JGU_v1, whole genome shotgun sequence genome has a window encoding:
- the Gbeta76c gene encoding guanine nucleotide-binding protein subunit beta-2 isoform X2, with translation MLKGHINKVNSVHFSGDSRHCVTGSLDGKLIIWDTWTGNKVQVIPLRSAWVMSVAFAPSGNFVACGGMDNMCTVYDVNNRDATGSAKITRELLGYEGFLSSCRFLDDKKIITGSGDMKICIWDLEANKKTTDFEAHSGDVVSISLSPDGNTYVTGSVDKTCKLWDLREEKAKQTFFGHDADVNSVCYHPSRQGFVTASEDKTARLWDFRSDQELATFKPPNSNPGFTSCGLSLSGRFIFCGSDDNSIHIWDTLKTQHNGVLSGHENRVTSLCVSGNGMAVASCSWDQNVRIWV, from the exons ATGCTGAAGGGGCATATTAATAAAGTCAATTCGGTGCACTTCAGTGGCGATAGTCG ACATTGTGTGACCGGATCGCTGGACGGGAAGCTGATCatctgggacacgtggaccgGCAACAAAGTGCAGGTCATCCCTCTGCGTTCTGCCTGGGTGATGTCGGTGGCTTTCGCGCCATCCGGCAATTTCGTCGCGTGCGGCGGTATGGACAATATGTGCACCGTCTACGACGTAAACAATCGCGACGCCACGGGATCCGCCAAGATCACGAGGGAGCTTCTGGGTTACGAGGGATTCTTGTCGTCCTGCAGATTCCTCGACGACAAGAAAATCATCACTGGGTCCGGCGACATGAAAAT TTGCATATGGGACCTCGAGGCGAACAAGAAAACGACGGACTTCGAGGCGCACTCGGGCGACGTGGTGAGCATCAGCTTGTCCCCCGACGGCAACACTTACGTCACCGGCTCGGTCGACAAAACCTGCAAGCTGTGGGATTTGCGGGAAGAGAAAGCCAAACAGACGTTCTTCGGTCACGACGCTGACGTAAACTCCGTCTGT TATCATCCTTCCAGACAAGGTTTCGTAACGGCGTCCGAGGACAAGACCGCGAGACTGTGGGACTTCAGATCCGATCAAGAGCTAGCCACTTTCAAGCCGCCGAACTCGAATCCCGGATTTACATCTTGCGGTCTGTCCCTGAGTGGCAGATTCATATTTTGCGGCAGCGACGACAATTCCATTCATATATGGGACACGTTGAAGACCCAACACAACG GTGTTTTATCTGGCCATGAAAACAGAGTGACGTCGCTCTGCGTCTCCGGTAACGGGATGGCAGTGGCCAGCTGCTCCTGGGATCAGAACGTCCGAATTTGGGtgtga
- the Gbeta76c gene encoding guanine nucleotide-binding protein subunit beta-2 isoform X1, protein MGKDDAETIALKKELEDLINKCKEEQKKQQDTTLAEACAGVADAPKVRLSTKKMLKGHINKVNSVHFSGDSRHCVTGSLDGKLIIWDTWTGNKVQVIPLRSAWVMSVAFAPSGNFVACGGMDNMCTVYDVNNRDATGSAKITRELLGYEGFLSSCRFLDDKKIITGSGDMKICIWDLEANKKTTDFEAHSGDVVSISLSPDGNTYVTGSVDKTCKLWDLREEKAKQTFFGHDADVNSVCYHPSRQGFVTASEDKTARLWDFRSDQELATFKPPNSNPGFTSCGLSLSGRFIFCGSDDNSIHIWDTLKTQHNGVLSGHENRVTSLCVSGNGMAVASCSWDQNVRIWV, encoded by the exons ATGGGCAAGGACGACGCCGAAACTATAGCCCTAAAGAAAGAACTGGAGGATCTCATCAACAAATGCAAG GAAGAACAAAAGAAGCAGCAGGATACGACGTTAGCGGAAGCGTGCGCTGGAGTGGCGGATGCTCCGAAAGTTAGACTGTCAACTAAGAAGATGCTGAAGGGGCATATTAATAAAGTCAATTCGGTGCACTTCAGTGGCGATAGTCG ACATTGTGTGACCGGATCGCTGGACGGGAAGCTGATCatctgggacacgtggaccgGCAACAAAGTGCAGGTCATCCCTCTGCGTTCTGCCTGGGTGATGTCGGTGGCTTTCGCGCCATCCGGCAATTTCGTCGCGTGCGGCGGTATGGACAATATGTGCACCGTCTACGACGTAAACAATCGCGACGCCACGGGATCCGCCAAGATCACGAGGGAGCTTCTGGGTTACGAGGGATTCTTGTCGTCCTGCAGATTCCTCGACGACAAGAAAATCATCACTGGGTCCGGCGACATGAAAAT TTGCATATGGGACCTCGAGGCGAACAAGAAAACGACGGACTTCGAGGCGCACTCGGGCGACGTGGTGAGCATCAGCTTGTCCCCCGACGGCAACACTTACGTCACCGGCTCGGTCGACAAAACCTGCAAGCTGTGGGATTTGCGGGAAGAGAAAGCCAAACAGACGTTCTTCGGTCACGACGCTGACGTAAACTCCGTCTGT TATCATCCTTCCAGACAAGGTTTCGTAACGGCGTCCGAGGACAAGACCGCGAGACTGTGGGACTTCAGATCCGATCAAGAGCTAGCCACTTTCAAGCCGCCGAACTCGAATCCCGGATTTACATCTTGCGGTCTGTCCCTGAGTGGCAGATTCATATTTTGCGGCAGCGACGACAATTCCATTCATATATGGGACACGTTGAAGACCCAACACAACG GTGTTTTATCTGGCCATGAAAACAGAGTGACGTCGCTCTGCGTCTCCGGTAACGGGATGGCAGTGGCCAGCTGCTCCTGGGATCAGAACGTCCGAATTTGGGtgtga